A window of the Electrophorus electricus isolate fEleEle1 chromosome 11, fEleEle1.pri, whole genome shotgun sequence genome harbors these coding sequences:
- the inpp5f gene encoding phosphatidylinositide phosphatase SAC2 isoform X2 — protein sequence MDSDSFYYSHTYDLTNTVQRQGASDKSDLPVWRRVDDRFFWNKHMIQDLLDLQGPQVDFWIIPIIQGFVQVEELVVNYRECSDEEKSSPETPLQEHTCVDDIHPRFTVALISRRSRHRAGMRYKRRGVDTDGNVANYVETEQLIHVHSHTLSFVQTRGSIPVFWSQAGYRYNPRPRIEKGDKETTSCFALHFNQQLKIYQKQVIINLVDQNGREKVMGDAYLKQVLLYNNPNLTYVSFDFHEHCRGMKFENVQTLTDAISDIITDMRWGWVDQAGVICTQEGIFRVNCMDCLDRTNVVQAAIARVVMEKQLKKLGVMPPEQPLPLKCYRIYQVMWANNGDTISRQYAGTAALKGDFTRTGERKLAGVMKDGVNSANRYYLNRFRDAYRQAVIDLMMGLPVTEDLYSIFSKEKEHEEKEKESQKGAQEQVSFLLQTYMQLLLPEDEKFHGGWALIDCDPSLIDATHKDVDVLLLLSNCAYYVAYYDEEADKVNQYQRLSLEGLEKIEIGPEPTLFGKPKYCCMRLHYRNGDTSGYFHTLRAVTRNPEDDGKDTLQCIAEMLRITKIAMGLDLPVIEKKLERKHSKPHEDIMGIQGKSTEQILGSSLTQGKSFLMNKFSSLNQKVKQTKTNVNIGNFKPLGKLGTFSRPEVKVNFLKPNLRVNLWKSDSSLETSDGNQGSVGIKDLCDDHSDLEISSDSDSYNSDEQPHAGSLENIDYVLPSCGIVASAPRRGSRSQSVGSVELVVPSVIRITGCENKVGDILSEVAQNAQSPEEASEAEEAILIDFGTPIDAYCHQFVQDAQTKPIEVFEEQPRLPSNPRMPQCPERSSTSDTKSEPSNTQQQLQQQPPRPSQLDVEPSVPGGNLTVQPPGSTASCSSQKSLGSHVESSLGPSPADGSGSRVVSPFAKIKSSMVQVASMTQAGLTQGINFAVAKVQKSPEPEAVNAAQEGELRAMFAQCQTRIIQI from the exons ATGGACTCAGATTCCTTTTACTACAGCCACACTTATGACCTTACAAATACTGTCCAGAGGCAGGGAGCCTCAGACAAGTCAGATCTGCCGGTCTGGAGACGA GTGGATGACAGGTTCTTCTGGAACAAACACATGATACAGGACCTGCTTGACCTGCAG ggtcCTCAGGTGGACTTCTGGATAATCCCTATAATCCAAGGCTTCGTGCAGGTGGAGGAGTTGGTGGTTAACTATAGGGAGTGTTCAGATGAGGAGAAGAGCAGCCCAGAGACTCCACTACAGGAGCACACTTGTGTGGACGACATCCACCCGCGCTTCACTGTAGCTCTCATTTCAAGACGCAGCCGTCACCGTGCTG GCATGCGCTACAAGCGGAGAGGAGTGGACACCGATGGAAATGTGGCCAACTATGTGGAGACGGAGCAGCTAATCCATgtgcacagccacacactgtCCTTTGTGCAGACACGAGGGTCCATCCCTGTATTTTGGAGCCAAGCTGGGTACCGCTACAATCCCAGACCTCGTATAGAGAAAG GAGACAAAGAAACCACTTCCTGTTTTGCTCTGCACTTTAACCAGCAACTTAAGATTTATCAGAAGCAG GTCATCATTAATCTTGTGGACCAAAATGGACGCGAGAAGGTGATGGGTGATGCGTACCTTAAACAAGTGTTGCTCTACAACAACCCCAACTTAACATATGTCTCATTTGACTTCCATGAGCATTG TCGGGGGATGAAGTTTGAGAATGTACAGACGCTCACTGACGCCATCTCTGACATCATCACAGACATGCGATGGGGCTG GGTGGATCAAGCTGGAGTTATCTGTACACAGGAGGGCATTTTCCGGGTCAACTGCATGGATTGCCTGGATCGGACCAACGTAGTACAAGCTGCTATCGCCCGTGTAGTCATGGAAAAGCAG TTGAAGAAATTGGGAGTGATGCCCCCTGAACAGCCACTGCCCCTCAAATGTTACAGGATCTACCAAGTGATGTGGGCTAATAACGGTGATACCATCAGCCGGCAGTATGCCGGCACAGCTGCCCTAAAG GGGGACTTCACACGAACAGGGGAGCGGAAACTGGCTGGAGTGATGAAAGATGGTGTGAACTCAGCTAACCGCTACTATTTGAACCGCTTCCGTGATGCATACCGACAGGCTGTCATTG ACCTCATGATGGGCCTCCCTGTAACTGAGGACCTGTATTCCATTTTCAGCAAAGAGAAGGAGcatgaggagaaagagaaggagagccAGAAAGGAGCACAGGAACAGGTCAGCTTCCTGctacagacatacatgcagCTTCTGCTACCAGAAGATGAAAAGTTCCATGGTGGCTGGGCCCTCATTGACTGCGACCCCAG CCTTATTGATGCGACACACAAAGATGTGGATGTTCTGTTACTGCTGTCTAACTGTGCATATTATGTTGCTTA ctaTGATGAAGAGGCAGATAAAGTTAATCAGTACCAGCGACTCAGTTTGGAAGGTTTGGAAAAGATTGAAATAG GTCCAGAGCCCACTCTGTTTGGCAAGCCTAAGTACTGCTGCATGCGACTGCATTATAGAAATGGAGATACAAGTGGTTATTTCCACACCTTGCGGGCTGTTACACGGAAcccagaggatgatgggaaaG ACACTCTGCAGTGCATAGCAGAAATGCTTCGCATAACAAAGATAGCAATGGGACTTGACTTGCCAGTAATAGAAAAGAAATTGGAAAG GAAGCACAGCAAACCACATGAAGACATCATGGGCATTCAAGGAAAATCCACTGAGCAAATCCTTGGCTCAAGTTTAACTCAGGGCAAAAGCTTCCTGATGAACAAGTTCTCATCCTTAAATCAGAAAGTAAAGCAGACAAAAACTAATGTTAACATTGGAAATTTCAAGCCCCTTGGTAAACTTGGCACCTTCTCCAGGCCAGAGGTGAAAGTGAACTTCCTAAAGCCCAACCTGCGGGTAAACCTATGGAAATCAGACAGCAGTTTGGAGACATCCGATGGCAACCAAGGCTCTGTAGGCATTAAAGACCTTTGTGATGACCACTCAGACCTCGAGATTTCCTCTGACTCTGACTCCTACAACTCAGATGAGCAGCCACATGCAGGCTCCCTGGAAAACATAGATTATGTGCTCCCCAGTTGCGGCATCGTGGCATCGGCACCTCGACGTGGTAGCCGCTCGCAGTCTGTCGGAAGTGTCGAGCTTGTTGTGCCCTCTGTCATTCGTATCACAGGCTGTGAGAACAAAGTAGGAGACATTTTGTCAGAAGTTGCCCAAAACGCCCAGTCCCCTGAGGAAGCCTCAGAAGCAGAGGAAGCTATTTTGATTGACTTTGGAACACCTATTGATGCCTATTGCCACCAGTTTGTCCAGGATGCCCAGACTAAGCCAATAGAGGTGTTTGAGGAACAACCAAGGCTGCCATCAAACCCACGAATGCCCCAGTGTCCTGAACGCTCATCAACTTCAGACACAAAGTCAGAGCCTTCAAACActcagcagcagctgcagcagcagcccCCTCGTCCATCTCAGCTTGATGTGGAGCCTTCAGTCCCAGGGGGAAACCTCACCGTCCAGCCCCCAGGATCCACAGCATCATGTAGCTCACAGAAAAGCCTTGGTTCCCATGTAGAAAGCAGCCTAGGGCCTtctccagcagatggcagtggaAGTCGGGTGGTGTCCCCCTTTGCTAAGATCAAAAGCTCGATGGTCCAAGTGGCTAGCATGACCCAGGCTGGACTCACCCAAGGTATCAACTTTGCTGTGGCAAAAGTTCAGAAAAGTCCAGAACCAGAAGCTGTCAATGCAGCTCAGGAGGGTGAATTGCGAGCAATGTTTGCACAGTGCCAGACTAGAATCATTCAGATATAG
- the bag3 gene encoding BAG family molecular chaperone regulator 3, protein MAQYTGPQLHRSMKILAPVETMATNDPLPPGWEIKIDPQTGWPFFVDHNNRITTWNDPRHDTKKIIQLSPNGPYTPTESSPQDVPMAFIQEMKQPTLRQGYIPIPVTHENVEAKQQQHPTFSYMYPVNQQSLRADGRTPSPTSALHCQPRSPVQCPSEADLHCLSCSPVSQGVEVHQGPHSPHGTQPHTNFLHQPSRPSSSGLRAGYIPIPVIHEGTGGIPQTQVNQAFYPKRFTQTEYQPSFHCRQPEEWSPGSVFSTREKTPTYREEVPIQLEQNHSASPNLLPHNIRAQEPVRAQVMSERPQTQQHVAHTEILPKVDQSAEQPASHPIEIPIKKVCDVQPPIAHPVSPPAQQPIQEPEQAPIQQPVQQSEKLPPPMPETASMPIQVPMASEPQETAVPQPDALPPQPQPEEKVEPCSSHPGLAKVQQIVERVDKLAKEVKCFDGKKNDKRYLMLEEFLTKELLALDSVDPEGRTDVRQARRDGVRRVQTILEELESMGEQSEGPVSDSCTEASSPGQKREPSLMYHADMEKAKEIS, encoded by the exons ATGGCACAATATACAGGACCGCAGCTACATCGGAGTATGAAAATACTGGCTCCCGTTGAAACAATGGCTACAAATGATCCTCTGCCGCCAGGATGGGAGATCAAAATTGACCCTCAGACAGGATGGCCGTTTTTTGTGGATCACAACAATCGTATTACAACATGGAATGACCCAAGGCATGACACTAAAAAG ATCATCCAACTTTCCCCAAATGGCCCCTATACACCTACAGAGTCATCTCCTCAAGATGTACCCATGGCTTTTATTCAGGAGATGAAACAGCCAACTCTACGTCAAGGCTATATCCCAATTCCTGTCACCCATGAAAATGTTGAGGCCAAACAACAACAGCATCCAACATTTTCATATATGTATCCAGTGAACCAGCAAAGTTTGAGGGCAGATGGTCGGACTCCATCTCCAACTTCTGCACTACACTGTCAGCCAAGATCTCCAGTGCAGTGCCCATCAGAGGCTGATCTTCACTGCTTGTCCTGTTCACCTGTTTCACAGGGTGTTGAG GTTCACCAAGGACCCCATTCACCTCATGGGACACAGCCTCATACCAATTTCCTTCATCAACCTTCCAGACCCAGTAGCTCAGGCCTTCGGGCAGGCTATATTCCCATTCCTGTTATTCATGAGGGGACAGGGGGCATCCCACAAACCCAGGTCAACCAGGCCTTCTATCCAAAGCGCTTCACACAAACAGAGTACCAACCTTCTTTTCACTGCCGTCAACCTGAGGAATGGAGTCCTGGCTCTGTGTTTTCAACACGAGAAAAAACTCCAACCTATCGTGAGGAAGTGCCCATTCAACTTGAGCAGAATCACTCAGCCAGCCCAAATTTACTCCCACACAATATAAGAGCTCAGGAGCCAGTCAGAGCACAGGTCATGAGTGAAAGACCCCAG ACCCAGCAGCATGTTGCACATACAGAGATCCTTCCTAAAGTCGATCAGTCAGCTGAACAACCTGCCAGCCATCCTATTGAGATTCCTATTAAGAAAGTGTGTGATGTACAGCCCCCTATAGCACACCCTGTATCACCACCTGCACAGCAGCCCATACAGGAACCTGAACAAGCACCTATACAACAACCTGTGCAACAATCTGAGAAACTGCCACCACCAATGCCAGAGACTGCCAGTATGCCCATTCAGGTCCCCATGGCATCAGAACCCCAAGAAACAGCAGTGCCACAACCAGATGCTTTGCCTCCGCAACCTCAACCTGAGGAGAAGGTGGAGCCATGCTCTAGCCACCCAGGACTAGCAAAGGTTCAACAAATAGTGGAAAGGGTGGACAAACTGGCCAAAGAGGTTAAGTGTTTTGATGGAAAAAAGAATGACAAAAGATATCTGATGCTGGAGGAGTTTTTGACCAAAGAATTGCTAGCTCTGGACTCGGTAGACCCAGAGGGACGTACAGATGTGCGTCAGGCCCGACGTGATGGTGTCCGTAGAGTGCAAACCATTCTTGAGGAACTGGAGTCTATGGGTGAACAATCAGAAGGGCCGGTGAGTGACAGCTGCACTGAAGCAAGTAGCCCAGGTCAAAAAAGAGAGCCTAGCTTGATGTATCATGCAGACATGGAGAAAGCGAAAGAGATTTCATAA
- the inpp5f gene encoding phosphatidylinositide phosphatase SAC2 isoform X1, whose translation MELFQAKDHYILQYGDVALWYSRKDGCMNVRPATDLLLAWNPICLGLVEGIIGKIQLHADLPLGLVLIRQKALVGLLPGNHKVYKITKIAVIPLSEDEPQDLELELCKKHHFGINKPEKIAQSPDDSKFLLKTLSQIKSNVGGPTKKKVKENKEKDRLERRLRDELYKIFMDSDSFYYSHTYDLTNTVQRQGASDKSDLPVWRRVDDRFFWNKHMIQDLLDLQGPQVDFWIIPIIQGFVQVEELVVNYRECSDEEKSSPETPLQEHTCVDDIHPRFTVALISRRSRHRAGMRYKRRGVDTDGNVANYVETEQLIHVHSHTLSFVQTRGSIPVFWSQAGYRYNPRPRIEKGDKETTSCFALHFNQQLKIYQKQVIINLVDQNGREKVMGDAYLKQVLLYNNPNLTYVSFDFHEHCRGMKFENVQTLTDAISDIITDMRWGWVDQAGVICTQEGIFRVNCMDCLDRTNVVQAAIARVVMEKQLKKLGVMPPEQPLPLKCYRIYQVMWANNGDTISRQYAGTAALKGDFTRTGERKLAGVMKDGVNSANRYYLNRFRDAYRQAVIDLMMGLPVTEDLYSIFSKEKEHEEKEKESQKGAQEQVSFLLQTYMQLLLPEDEKFHGGWALIDCDPSLIDATHKDVDVLLLLSNCAYYVAYYDEEADKVNQYQRLSLEGLEKIEIGPEPTLFGKPKYCCMRLHYRNGDTSGYFHTLRAVTRNPEDDGKDTLQCIAEMLRITKIAMGLDLPVIEKKLERKHSKPHEDIMGIQGKSTEQILGSSLTQGKSFLMNKFSSLNQKVKQTKTNVNIGNFKPLGKLGTFSRPEVKVNFLKPNLRVNLWKSDSSLETSDGNQGSVGIKDLCDDHSDLEISSDSDSYNSDEQPHAGSLENIDYVLPSCGIVASAPRRGSRSQSVGSVELVVPSVIRITGCENKVGDILSEVAQNAQSPEEASEAEEAILIDFGTPIDAYCHQFVQDAQTKPIEVFEEQPRLPSNPRMPQCPERSSTSDTKSEPSNTQQQLQQQPPRPSQLDVEPSVPGGNLTVQPPGSTASCSSQKSLGSHVESSLGPSPADGSGSRVVSPFAKIKSSMVQVASMTQAGLTQGINFAVAKVQKSPEPEAVNAAQEGELRAMFAQCQTRIIQI comes from the exons ATGGAGCTTTTTCAGGCGAAAGACCATTATATTCTTCAGTATGGCGATGTTGCGTTGTGGTACAGCAGGAAGGACGGCTGTATGAACGTGAGACCCG CAACGGACTTGCTACTAGCTTGGAACCCCATATGTTTGGGACTTGTTGAGGGCATTATTGGGAAAATTCAGCTTCATGCCG ACCTTCCTCTGGGCCTAGTTCTGATCCGCCAGAAAGCACTGGTGGGCTTGTTGCCAGGAAACCACAAGGTGTACAAGATCACTAAGATAGCAGTGATTCCACTTTCAGAAGATGAACCACAGGATTTGGAATTAGAG CTTTGTAAGAAGCACCACTTTGGGATCAACAAACCAGAGAAAATCGCTCAATCTCCAGATGACTCTAAATTCTTGCTGAAGACTCTCAGTCAAATAAAGTCTAATGTTGGTGGTCCCACAAAGAAAAAG GTcaaagagaataaagaaaagGACCGTTTGGAGAGGAGACTGCGTGATGAGCTGTATAAGATCTTCATGGACTCAGATTCCTTTTACTACAGCCACACTTATGACCTTACAAATACTGTCCAGAGGCAGGGAGCCTCAGACAAGTCAGATCTGCCGGTCTGGAGACGA GTGGATGACAGGTTCTTCTGGAACAAACACATGATACAGGACCTGCTTGACCTGCAG ggtcCTCAGGTGGACTTCTGGATAATCCCTATAATCCAAGGCTTCGTGCAGGTGGAGGAGTTGGTGGTTAACTATAGGGAGTGTTCAGATGAGGAGAAGAGCAGCCCAGAGACTCCACTACAGGAGCACACTTGTGTGGACGACATCCACCCGCGCTTCACTGTAGCTCTCATTTCAAGACGCAGCCGTCACCGTGCTG GCATGCGCTACAAGCGGAGAGGAGTGGACACCGATGGAAATGTGGCCAACTATGTGGAGACGGAGCAGCTAATCCATgtgcacagccacacactgtCCTTTGTGCAGACACGAGGGTCCATCCCTGTATTTTGGAGCCAAGCTGGGTACCGCTACAATCCCAGACCTCGTATAGAGAAAG GAGACAAAGAAACCACTTCCTGTTTTGCTCTGCACTTTAACCAGCAACTTAAGATTTATCAGAAGCAG GTCATCATTAATCTTGTGGACCAAAATGGACGCGAGAAGGTGATGGGTGATGCGTACCTTAAACAAGTGTTGCTCTACAACAACCCCAACTTAACATATGTCTCATTTGACTTCCATGAGCATTG TCGGGGGATGAAGTTTGAGAATGTACAGACGCTCACTGACGCCATCTCTGACATCATCACAGACATGCGATGGGGCTG GGTGGATCAAGCTGGAGTTATCTGTACACAGGAGGGCATTTTCCGGGTCAACTGCATGGATTGCCTGGATCGGACCAACGTAGTACAAGCTGCTATCGCCCGTGTAGTCATGGAAAAGCAG TTGAAGAAATTGGGAGTGATGCCCCCTGAACAGCCACTGCCCCTCAAATGTTACAGGATCTACCAAGTGATGTGGGCTAATAACGGTGATACCATCAGCCGGCAGTATGCCGGCACAGCTGCCCTAAAG GGGGACTTCACACGAACAGGGGAGCGGAAACTGGCTGGAGTGATGAAAGATGGTGTGAACTCAGCTAACCGCTACTATTTGAACCGCTTCCGTGATGCATACCGACAGGCTGTCATTG ACCTCATGATGGGCCTCCCTGTAACTGAGGACCTGTATTCCATTTTCAGCAAAGAGAAGGAGcatgaggagaaagagaaggagagccAGAAAGGAGCACAGGAACAGGTCAGCTTCCTGctacagacatacatgcagCTTCTGCTACCAGAAGATGAAAAGTTCCATGGTGGCTGGGCCCTCATTGACTGCGACCCCAG CCTTATTGATGCGACACACAAAGATGTGGATGTTCTGTTACTGCTGTCTAACTGTGCATATTATGTTGCTTA ctaTGATGAAGAGGCAGATAAAGTTAATCAGTACCAGCGACTCAGTTTGGAAGGTTTGGAAAAGATTGAAATAG GTCCAGAGCCCACTCTGTTTGGCAAGCCTAAGTACTGCTGCATGCGACTGCATTATAGAAATGGAGATACAAGTGGTTATTTCCACACCTTGCGGGCTGTTACACGGAAcccagaggatgatgggaaaG ACACTCTGCAGTGCATAGCAGAAATGCTTCGCATAACAAAGATAGCAATGGGACTTGACTTGCCAGTAATAGAAAAGAAATTGGAAAG GAAGCACAGCAAACCACATGAAGACATCATGGGCATTCAAGGAAAATCCACTGAGCAAATCCTTGGCTCAAGTTTAACTCAGGGCAAAAGCTTCCTGATGAACAAGTTCTCATCCTTAAATCAGAAAGTAAAGCAGACAAAAACTAATGTTAACATTGGAAATTTCAAGCCCCTTGGTAAACTTGGCACCTTCTCCAGGCCAGAGGTGAAAGTGAACTTCCTAAAGCCCAACCTGCGGGTAAACCTATGGAAATCAGACAGCAGTTTGGAGACATCCGATGGCAACCAAGGCTCTGTAGGCATTAAAGACCTTTGTGATGACCACTCAGACCTCGAGATTTCCTCTGACTCTGACTCCTACAACTCAGATGAGCAGCCACATGCAGGCTCCCTGGAAAACATAGATTATGTGCTCCCCAGTTGCGGCATCGTGGCATCGGCACCTCGACGTGGTAGCCGCTCGCAGTCTGTCGGAAGTGTCGAGCTTGTTGTGCCCTCTGTCATTCGTATCACAGGCTGTGAGAACAAAGTAGGAGACATTTTGTCAGAAGTTGCCCAAAACGCCCAGTCCCCTGAGGAAGCCTCAGAAGCAGAGGAAGCTATTTTGATTGACTTTGGAACACCTATTGATGCCTATTGCCACCAGTTTGTCCAGGATGCCCAGACTAAGCCAATAGAGGTGTTTGAGGAACAACCAAGGCTGCCATCAAACCCACGAATGCCCCAGTGTCCTGAACGCTCATCAACTTCAGACACAAAGTCAGAGCCTTCAAACActcagcagcagctgcagcagcagcccCCTCGTCCATCTCAGCTTGATGTGGAGCCTTCAGTCCCAGGGGGAAACCTCACCGTCCAGCCCCCAGGATCCACAGCATCATGTAGCTCACAGAAAAGCCTTGGTTCCCATGTAGAAAGCAGCCTAGGGCCTtctccagcagatggcagtggaAGTCGGGTGGTGTCCCCCTTTGCTAAGATCAAAAGCTCGATGGTCCAAGTGGCTAGCATGACCCAGGCTGGACTCACCCAAGGTATCAACTTTGCTGTGGCAAAAGTTCAGAAAAGTCCAGAACCAGAAGCTGTCAATGCAGCTCAGGAGGGTGAATTGCGAGCAATGTTTGCACAGTGCCAGACTAGAATCATTCAGATATAG